One Citrobacter amalonaticus genomic window carries:
- a CDS encoding lipoprotein, protein MRYSKLSLLIPCALLLSACTTVTPAYKDNGPRTGTCVDGGPDSVAQQFYDYRIQHRSNDITALRPYLSDNLAKLLSDASRDSAHRQLMSSDPFSSRATPPDSASIASASTIPNSDARNIPLRVALKQGDQNWQDEVLMIREGQCWVIDDVRYLGGSVHAPAGTLRQSVENR, encoded by the coding sequence ATGCGCTATTCGAAACTCTCCCTGCTTATCCCTTGCGCGCTGCTGCTCAGCGCCTGCACCACCGTCACGCCAGCCTATAAAGACAACGGGCCGCGTACGGGGACCTGTGTGGATGGCGGCCCGGACAGTGTGGCTCAACAATTCTATGACTATCGTATCCAGCACCGCAGTAATGATATCACCGCCCTGCGCCCTTACCTGAGCGACAACCTGGCGAAACTGCTGTCGGATGCCAGTCGTGACAGTGCGCATCGTCAACTGATGAGCAGCGATCCGTTCTCCAGCCGCGCAACGCCACCGGACAGCGCCAGCATCGCCAGCGCCTCGACCATTCCGAATAGTGATGCACGCAACATCCCGCTACGCGTTGCGCTGAAACAGGGCGATCAGAACTGGCAGGATGAAGTGCTGATGATCCGTGAAGGACAGTGCTGGGTCATTGATGATGTGCGCTATCTCGGCGGCAGCGTGCATGCCCCGGCCGGGACGCTTCGTCAGTCGGTTGAAAACCGTTAA